Proteins found in one Paenibacillus borealis genomic segment:
- the yabP gene encoding sporulation protein YabP, whose amino-acid sequence MIEPAKVNKQHDLHMHSRKQVELTGVQNVESFDSEEFLLRTELGHLTIRGNHLHIKNLSLENGILSLEGNVHSLIYLDPGTQGKNKGILRKLFK is encoded by the coding sequence ATGATCGAGCCAGCTAAAGTCAATAAACAACATGATCTGCACATGCACAGCCGTAAACAGGTCGAACTTACAGGCGTGCAGAATGTAGAGAGCTTTGACAGCGAGGAGTTTCTGCTGCGTACGGAACTCGGCCATCTCACCATTCGGGGAAATCATTTACATATCAAAAATTTAAGTCTGGAGAATGGGATTTTGTCACTTGAAGGCAATGTTCATTCCCTGATTTATCTCGATCCCGGTACGCAGGGCAAAAATAAAGGGATTCTCCGCAAGCTGTTCAAATGA
- the spoIIE gene encoding stage II sporulation protein E gives MSKSNVVNLPEWTRAGSKDKIQKEAWGTRLKAWSMKQPVLQFIAVKKWALLLSLMGFLLGRAMILDELTPFAAAYFAVIVFMRRDSTLPVGAAILLGSLFTPFPGAIVVAAELIIFYLIYKGLENFERVDLSYAPLMVFVASFMVGLFQVVIGPTLAWYPLMMATIDALLGFVLTLVFLQALPVFTYKQKSRALRNEEILCLIILLASVMTGLVGWTVNGLSLEHILSRFLILLFALAGGAPLGAAVGVVTGLILSLADISAIYQMSLLAFSGMLAGMMQSGRKGAVSIGMLLGSTILSVYFMGPGDVMNSTWETCAAVVLFLLTPKGIISAIAKYVPGTPDHSRSQHEYARRVRDITADRVTQFSQVFRQLSSSFGQIPRATEAGKSDREMEDFMKTVTEGACAGCIRRTHCWDAKFYQTYRYMTDMMTTVEECPDITAAQLPPEWNRICGKTGEVLEVMKGQYELYQHDMRWKRQIYDSRQFVAEQLSGVSQVMEDLAKEIKREGQAMYRQEGQIREALEKLGLSIHSIEILSLDPGRVEIEVVHAYTRGFDECRKMIAPLLSDILEENIAVVSETAVHPREGLSMVTFGSAKAYEINTGVAGAAKGGDILSGDSFSTVELGNGTFAVSISDGMGNGERARMESSAALSMLEKLLQSGMDEKLAVKSVNSILLLRSPDEFYATVDMALIDQYSAQTIFMKIASAPSFIRRGSEVIPVTASNLPIGIIKDIEVDLVTMQLRPGDILIMMTDGIYDAPGYAVNKEIWMKRLIQELEGDDPQDMADSLLNKVIRYQGNEIHDDMTIVVSRVDHFHPEWSSLHMPGVGRMERPRTVS, from the coding sequence ATGAGTAAAAGCAATGTGGTGAATTTGCCGGAGTGGACAAGAGCAGGAAGCAAAGACAAGATTCAGAAAGAAGCTTGGGGTACACGCCTGAAGGCGTGGAGTATGAAACAGCCGGTCCTCCAGTTCATCGCGGTCAAGAAGTGGGCACTGCTGCTGAGTCTAATGGGCTTTTTGCTGGGCCGTGCCATGATTTTGGACGAGCTGACTCCCTTTGCTGCCGCTTATTTCGCCGTCATTGTATTTATGCGCAGAGACTCTACGCTGCCTGTGGGCGCGGCCATTCTTCTCGGAAGTCTCTTTACACCGTTCCCCGGCGCTATAGTGGTTGCCGCAGAGCTGATTATCTTTTACCTGATCTACAAAGGACTGGAGAATTTCGAGCGGGTGGATCTGTCCTATGCGCCGCTGATGGTATTCGTGGCCTCCTTTATGGTGGGACTGTTCCAGGTGGTCATCGGTCCTACGCTCGCCTGGTATCCGCTGATGATGGCAACGATTGATGCCTTGCTGGGGTTTGTGCTGACGCTCGTATTTCTGCAGGCGCTTCCCGTGTTCACTTATAAGCAAAAAAGCAGGGCACTTCGCAATGAAGAGATCCTCTGCCTGATTATTCTGCTGGCCTCCGTGATGACGGGGCTCGTCGGGTGGACGGTAAACGGTCTTTCGCTGGAGCATATCTTATCGCGTTTCCTCATACTGCTCTTTGCGCTTGCCGGGGGAGCACCGCTCGGGGCAGCCGTCGGTGTAGTCACCGGCTTGATTCTCAGTCTGGCCGATATAAGCGCCATCTATCAGATGAGTCTGCTGGCCTTTTCCGGCATGCTGGCGGGAATGATGCAGTCCGGACGCAAAGGGGCTGTCTCTATCGGAATGCTGCTGGGTTCAACCATATTATCGGTATATTTCATGGGACCGGGCGATGTGATGAATTCCACCTGGGAGACCTGCGCAGCCGTAGTGTTGTTTCTTCTAACACCTAAGGGCATTATTTCTGCCATTGCCAAATATGTACCGGGTACACCGGATCACAGCCGTTCCCAACATGAATATGCCCGCAGAGTGCGGGATATTACAGCAGACCGGGTTACCCAGTTCTCTCAGGTATTCCGCCAGCTCTCCAGCAGCTTCGGTCAAATCCCCCGTGCCACAGAAGCGGGCAAAAGCGACCGCGAAATGGAGGATTTCATGAAAACGGTAACGGAAGGTGCCTGCGCCGGCTGCATCCGTCGTACCCACTGCTGGGATGCCAAGTTCTATCAGACTTACAGATATATGACCGATATGATGACTACTGTGGAGGAATGCCCGGACATTACAGCTGCCCAGCTCCCTCCGGAATGGAACCGGATTTGCGGCAAGACGGGTGAAGTACTGGAAGTAATGAAGGGTCAATATGAACTCTATCAGCATGATATGCGCTGGAAGCGGCAAATATACGACAGCCGCCAATTTGTTGCCGAGCAATTATCCGGGGTCTCGCAGGTCATGGAGGATCTGGCGAAGGAAATCAAGCGGGAGGGCCAGGCGATGTACCGCCAGGAAGGCCAGATCCGTGAGGCGCTGGAGAAGCTGGGCCTGTCGATTCACAGCATTGAAATTCTGAGCCTTGATCCCGGACGTGTGGAGATCGAAGTGGTGCATGCGTATACACGGGGCTTCGACGAATGCCGTAAAATGATCGCTCCGCTACTGTCAGATATCCTCGAGGAGAATATTGCGGTGGTAAGTGAAACGGCGGTGCACCCGCGCGAGGGTTTATCCATGGTGACGTTTGGCTCGGCCAAAGCCTATGAAATTAACACCGGTGTAGCCGGTGCAGCCAAAGGAGGCGATATACTGTCCGGCGACAGCTTCAGTACGGTGGAACTCGGAAATGGTACCTTTGCCGTGTCGATCAGCGATGGAATGGGCAACGGCGAGCGGGCCCGGATGGAGAGCAGCGCTGCTCTGTCCATGCTGGAGAAGCTGCTGCAGTCCGGAATGGATGAGAAGCTGGCGGTTAAATCCGTCAATTCGATTCTGCTGCTGCGTTCCCCCGATGAATTCTATGCGACCGTGGATATGGCGCTGATTGATCAATATTCAGCGCAGACCATCTTCATGAAGATAGCTTCAGCACCAAGCTTTATCCGGAGGGGCAGCGAGGTTATTCCAGTGACAGCCAGCAATCTGCCGATTGGAATTATCAAAGATATCGAAGTGGATCTGGTCACCATGCAGCTGCGTCCCGGGGATATTCTCATTATGATGACTGATGGTATTTATGATGCGCCGGGATATGCCGTTAATAAAGAGATATGGATGAAACGCCTGATCCAGGAGCTGGAGGGGGATGATCCCCAGGATATGGCCGACAGCCTGCTGAATAAGGTGATCCGTTACCAGGGCAATGAGATTCACGATGACATGACGATTGTCGTCAGCCGTGTTGATCATTTCCATCCGGAGTGGTCCAGCCTGCATATGCCGGGTGTGGGCAGAATGGAGAGACCACGTACAGTTAGTTAG
- a CDS encoding putative polysaccharide biosynthesis protein translates to MKSETQGSKLLQGAFILSAAAIFSKLIGTLQKIPLQNLGGDAAFGIYNTVYPLYTILVTVAMLGLPSAISRFVAEASAAQDEQEGRRVLRLSAGITAVCGLILGVLVYTGAPVIAMWVGNSHITSALRSSAWGLAVVPLMAALRGYFQGLHNMMPTAVSQVVEQSVRVAVMIALLLYLTAAGADAAGIAAGALLGPAGGGLAGLAVMLLYWRSYRRRGLQGVMLQDPVQGKPATAEVRPERSANARKLLAYGLPVMLGALAVPLISLVDVFTVPRLLTGSGSSETAAMAQFGIYNRGLPLVQIVTMLATSLSVVFIPALAEAKFQRNEGLIRTRITLSLRWFWLLGLAASVGLAVLAEPVNTALYGDAAGSSAMTWLAFTAAGGSVSIISAALLQGLGAVRAPALHLLAAAVLKAALNLLLVPQQGITGAAIAGVAAHLFAAALNVLLLYRQGYLRLRFADALLKPAALLAGLGLAAAAVSLGVGRAADAAGFGGGRTAALAQSLLGVLAGCAVFAAGAVALRLLSENELRQLPGFGPRLADKLKKLRLFP, encoded by the coding sequence ATGAAATCGGAAACACAAGGCTCAAAGCTGCTGCAAGGCGCATTTATTCTTAGCGCGGCAGCTATTTTCTCCAAACTGATCGGCACGCTGCAGAAGATTCCGCTGCAGAACCTGGGCGGCGACGCAGCATTCGGTATCTACAATACGGTGTATCCGCTGTATACGATCCTGGTCACGGTGGCGATGCTGGGGTTGCCTTCGGCCATCTCCCGGTTCGTAGCAGAGGCCTCTGCCGCGCAGGATGAACAGGAAGGACGGCGGGTGCTGCGGCTGTCTGCAGGCATTACAGCAGTCTGCGGACTGATTCTCGGGGTTCTGGTCTACACCGGAGCTCCGGTTATTGCTATGTGGGTCGGCAACTCCCATATTACCTCCGCGCTGCGCAGCAGCGCCTGGGGGCTGGCAGTAGTACCGCTGATGGCTGCCCTGCGCGGCTACTTCCAGGGACTGCATAATATGATGCCTACCGCTGTGTCACAGGTCGTAGAGCAGTCGGTGCGTGTGGCCGTCATGATCGCATTGCTGCTCTATCTGACGGCGGCCGGTGCCGATGCGGCAGGTATTGCCGCCGGCGCATTGCTTGGCCCTGCCGGCGGGGGACTGGCAGGTCTGGCCGTCATGCTCCTCTACTGGCGCAGTTACCGCCGCCGCGGGCTGCAGGGCGTAATGCTCCAGGATCCGGTCCAAGGCAAACCAGCTACTGCTGAAGTCCGCCCGGAACGCAGCGCGAATGCCCGTAAGCTGCTGGCTTACGGACTGCCGGTGATGCTGGGCGCTCTGGCTGTGCCGCTGATCAGCCTGGTGGATGTGTTCACGGTTCCCCGTCTGTTGACGGGAAGCGGCAGCAGTGAGACTGCTGCTATGGCCCAGTTCGGCATCTATAACCGCGGCCTGCCGCTCGTGCAGATCGTAACCATGCTGGCGACCTCATTGTCGGTAGTATTTATTCCGGCCCTGGCGGAAGCGAAATTCCAGCGGAATGAGGGGCTTATCCGCACGCGCATCACGTTGTCGCTGCGCTGGTTCTGGCTCCTCGGGCTGGCCGCGTCCGTAGGCCTGGCCGTACTGGCAGAGCCGGTTAACACGGCTCTGTACGGGGACGCTGCCGGCAGCAGCGCGATGACCTGGCTGGCCTTCACCGCCGCCGGCGGCAGCGTCAGTATCATCTCCGCCGCGCTGCTGCAGGGCCTTGGCGCCGTGCGTGCGCCGGCGCTGCACCTTCTGGCCGCCGCTGTGCTTAAGGCGGCCCTGAACCTGCTGCTGGTCCCGCAGCAGGGCATTACCGGTGCGGCCATCGCCGGCGTGGCCGCACATCTCTTCGCAGCAGCGCTGAACGTGCTGCTGCTCTACCGCCAGGGCTATCTGCGGCTGCGCTTCGCAGATGCCCTGCTGAAGCCCGCGGCGCTGCTCGCGGGCCTGGGGCTTGCCGCCGCAGCCGTGAGCCTCGGCGTGGGCAGAGCGGCGGACGCTGCCGGCTTCGGCGGCGGGCGGACCGCAGCACTGGCGCAGAGCCTGCTCGGCGTGCTCGCAGGCTGCGCCGTCTTCGCCGCCGGCGCGGTGGCGCTGCGGCTGCTCAGCGAGAACGAACTGCGCCAGCTTCCGGGCTTCGGCCCCCGGCTGGCGGACAAGCTGAAGAAGCTGCGCCTGTTCCCTTAA
- the spoVT gene encoding stage V sporulation protein T produces the protein MKATGIVRRIDDLGRVVIPKEIRRTLRIREGDPLEIFVDRDGEVILKKYSPIGELGDFAKEYAESLFEGTGHITMITDRDTFIALAGGSKKDYLEKQVGVLLEKVMESRKTVLETNGGSYDISKDHTEQLSSYVAAPIISGGDPIGCVVLLNKDDTVKMAQMEVKMAETAAAFLGKQMEQ, from the coding sequence ATGAAAGCTACTGGAATTGTACGCCGTATTGATGACCTCGGACGAGTTGTTATCCCTAAAGAGATTAGACGCACCTTGCGGATTCGGGAAGGAGACCCTCTGGAAATCTTCGTCGACCGCGACGGTGAAGTTATACTGAAAAAGTATTCTCCGATTGGCGAGCTTGGCGATTTCGCCAAAGAATACGCCGAATCGCTGTTTGAAGGAACAGGGCATATTACCATGATTACGGACCGCGACACTTTCATCGCGCTCGCCGGCGGCTCCAAAAAGGATTATTTGGAGAAGCAGGTAGGCGTGCTTCTTGAAAAGGTTATGGAAAGCCGGAAAACGGTGCTCGAAACCAATGGAGGCAGCTACGACATCAGCAAAGACCACACTGAGCAGTTATCCAGCTATGTGGCAGCACCCATTATCTCCGGCGGAGACCCAATCGGCTGTGTAGTACTGCTGAATAAGGATGACACGGTGAAAATGGCGCAGATGGAAGTGAAGATGGCTGAAACAGCCGCAGCCTTCCTGGGCAAGCAAATGGAGCAGTAA
- a CDS encoding RNA-binding S4 domain-containing protein, with translation MRLDKFLKVSRLIKRRTVAKDVSEQGRVLINGRESKPSSTVKIGDEITVQFGQKLVTVRVEKLVETTRKDEAAGMYTLLREEPVAKSTGLDW, from the coding sequence ATGCGTCTGGACAAGTTCCTGAAAGTCTCCCGTCTGATCAAGCGCCGCACCGTGGCCAAAGATGTGTCCGAACAGGGCCGGGTGCTGATCAATGGACGGGAATCTAAACCGAGCAGCACTGTGAAGATCGGTGACGAGATTACTGTGCAATTCGGCCAAAAGCTTGTGACGGTCAGAGTCGAAAAGCTGGTGGAGACCACCCGCAAGGACGAGGCCGCCGGAATGTATACACTGCTTCGTGAAGAGCCTGTTGCCAAAAGCACCGGACTCGACTGGTAA
- a CDS encoding S1 domain-containing RNA-binding protein, translating into MAIEVGTKLEGKVTGITHFGAFVDLSGGVTGLVHISEIADNYVKDVNDHLKIADVVTVKVINVDKDGKIGLSIKQAVDKPASEVRPPRAPRPERPSGGDRFGGGGGSGGGGGGGFNRERGGRPFKPAAGKPSFEDKMSRFLKDSEERISSIKKNTEGKRGGRGAKRV; encoded by the coding sequence ATGGCAATTGAAGTGGGCACCAAGTTAGAGGGCAAGGTGACAGGCATCACGCATTTCGGAGCATTTGTGGATCTGTCAGGAGGTGTCACAGGTCTCGTTCACATCTCGGAGATCGCCGATAACTACGTCAAGGATGTTAACGATCATTTGAAGATTGCGGATGTAGTAACCGTCAAGGTGATCAATGTTGACAAGGACGGCAAGATCGGACTTTCCATTAAGCAGGCCGTTGATAAGCCGGCATCGGAAGTACGTCCCCCCAGAGCTCCAAGACCAGAACGTCCAAGCGGTGGAGACCGTTTCGGCGGTGGTGGCGGCAGTGGCGGAGGCGGCGGTGGTGGATTCAATCGTGAACGGGGTGGGCGTCCATTCAAGCCTGCAGCCGGTAAACCTTCATTCGAGGATAAAATGTCACGCTTCCTGAAAGACAGCGAAGAACGGATATCTTCGATCAAGAAGAACACAGAAGGAAAACGCGGCGGCCGTGGAGCCAAGCGCGTATAA
- the yabQ gene encoding spore cortex biosynthesis protein YabQ codes for MNPAVQWITLFYMVLAGTAMGLAYDSYRVLSLKLSFPKWLNALLDLLYWIAAALFVFRMLYAGNQGQLRFYVFLGLFLGVWIYFLIFSVTVRRFVLMLIQSVQYTCRLLWRCIEIVIGWPLLWLWRLVKGTLLLLGRILLYILKLLLRLTKPIWVLPVRWVSPHLSRFYHSARVVRITKWISGWRKR; via the coding sequence ATGAATCCCGCGGTTCAATGGATCACCCTGTTCTATATGGTGCTTGCCGGCACAGCCATGGGACTGGCTTATGACAGCTACCGGGTGCTGTCGCTGAAGCTGAGTTTTCCCAAATGGCTGAATGCGCTGCTGGATCTGCTGTATTGGATAGCGGCTGCCCTGTTTGTCTTTCGCATGCTTTATGCCGGAAATCAGGGACAATTGAGGTTTTATGTCTTTCTCGGGCTCTTTCTAGGTGTATGGATCTATTTTTTGATCTTCAGTGTTACGGTGCGGCGTTTTGTGTTAATGTTAATTCAGTCGGTTCAGTATACGTGCAGGCTGCTATGGAGATGTATTGAGATTGTGATTGGATGGCCGCTTCTCTGGCTATGGCGCCTTGTTAAGGGGACGCTGCTGCTGCTCGGCCGGATTCTGCTCTATATTCTGAAGCTGCTGTTGCGTCTAACCAAGCCAATCTGGGTACTTCCTGTAAGGTGGGTCTCTCCGCATCTTTCCCGGTTCTATCATAGTGCCAGGGTAGTGAGGATCACTAAATGGATATCGGGTTGGCGGAAACGCTGA
- a CDS encoding FtsB family cell division protein: MNRFSAEEKNTNHKASAAGAKRRKFIWILVVALFFGWAGFTFFAQSAAIADKSEQLAKKKQNSESVTASLNQLKYEVSRLNDDEYIGQLARKWYNMYPEGESPIRTEQSGQ, translated from the coding sequence ATGAACAGATTCTCTGCGGAAGAGAAGAATACTAACCATAAGGCTTCGGCCGCAGGCGCGAAGAGAAGAAAGTTTATATGGATTCTTGTAGTGGCGCTATTTTTCGGCTGGGCCGGATTTACTTTCTTTGCCCAGAGTGCAGCTATTGCCGACAAGAGTGAACAGCTCGCGAAGAAGAAGCAGAACAGTGAAAGTGTCACAGCTTCGCTTAATCAACTCAAATATGAAGTCTCTCGGCTGAACGACGATGAGTATATCGGACAATTAGCGCGTAAATGGTATAATATGTATCCGGAAGGCGAATCGCCTATCCGTACTGAGCAATCCGGGCAATAA
- a CDS encoding peptidylprolyl isomerase, which produces MSLNKKPWKVLLVSLAAAVSFSMLAACSNNSSDDTAVATYNGGTITAKEFDLDTRVMKFLSPQQAQYLEIDMFKESILKQEVAFEYLAGQATDEAKKAAEKEVDTQIETIKTTLGDSYKSSLKEQDLSESDLRSYMQRVLTVYQDMLLKVTDEQVKTEYEAIKADFTVATLRHVLVGLTDADGKERTDADALKRANEAKAKLDGGADFAAVAKEYSDDTSTKDTGGEYKDTALSKYVEEFKAAAQTLPLNTISDPVKSSYGYHVIKVESRKETTFDTLTAEQLETVKSSAASASLESFLEKDLDSLKIEINLPKSTAAADEPGTAATATPAPADATEAPAATEAAK; this is translated from the coding sequence ATGTCGTTAAATAAAAAACCATGGAAAGTGCTGCTGGTCTCACTGGCCGCAGCGGTTTCCTTCTCAATGCTTGCTGCCTGCAGCAACAACAGCAGCGATGATACAGCGGTGGCAACTTATAATGGCGGAACGATTACTGCGAAGGAATTCGACCTGGATACCCGCGTAATGAAATTCCTGTCTCCACAGCAGGCGCAGTATCTTGAGATTGATATGTTCAAGGAGTCTATCCTGAAGCAGGAGGTCGCGTTTGAGTATCTGGCCGGCCAGGCAACGGATGAGGCGAAGAAGGCAGCAGAGAAGGAAGTTGATACACAGATTGAGACCATCAAGACTACTCTGGGCGACTCCTATAAAAGCTCTCTGAAGGAGCAGGATCTGAGCGAATCGGACCTGCGTTCCTATATGCAGCGTGTGCTTACCGTTTATCAGGACATGCTGCTCAAAGTAACGGATGAGCAGGTGAAGACAGAGTATGAAGCCATCAAGGCTGACTTCACAGTGGCGACACTGCGTCATGTGCTGGTTGGCCTGACGGATGCTGACGGCAAGGAGCGTACGGATGCAGATGCACTGAAACGCGCCAACGAAGCGAAGGCGAAGCTGGACGGCGGGGCAGACTTTGCAGCCGTTGCCAAGGAGTACTCGGATGATACCAGTACGAAGGATACCGGCGGCGAATATAAAGACACGGCCCTGTCCAAATACGTAGAAGAGTTCAAGGCAGCAGCCCAGACGCTGCCGCTTAATACGATCAGCGATCCTGTGAAGAGCAGCTACGGATATCACGTCATTAAAGTTGAATCCCGCAAGGAGACAACCTTCGACACTTTGACCGCTGAGCAGCTGGAGACCGTTAAGAGCTCTGCAGCTTCTGCCAGCCTGGAGTCGTTCCTCGAGAAGGACTTGGATAGCCTGAAGATTGAAATCAATCTGCCGAAGAGCACCGCTGCAGCCGATGAACCGGGAACAGCGGCAACAGCTACTCCAGCCCCGGCTGATGCTACTGAGGCTCCGGCGGCTACAGAAGCAGCCAAATAA
- a CDS encoding serine/threonine protein kinase, whose protein sequence is MSSNPPYPAGTVITGKWRGNRYVVERMLGKGANGTVYLVQREGRRERYALKIGYDTLELQSEINVLTSLQSCRKRSEHRARKESALSSYLLESDDFKDRDHTPFYVMRYVEGRPLHHFLSRNGASWLGLVGMKLLEKLQTLHECGFVFGDLKPENVMVSNYGEAELIDYGGASPVGRSVKQFTEWHDRGFWNAGSRTGDENYDLFAFAVLCLRLLNEEGLKTAAQQLPQTRSVDELLKLARNLPDKKLSSWLCLAFKGGFPGSAQAADVWRSQIYRSRKTGKETMATPRWLKNAFALSLFLLAFTIYWVFRF, encoded by the coding sequence ATGTCGTCTAATCCACCCTATCCGGCAGGCACTGTAATTACCGGCAAATGGCGGGGAAACCGCTATGTCGTAGAGCGGATGCTGGGGAAAGGGGCAAACGGAACCGTATATCTTGTGCAGCGGGAAGGCCGGCGGGAGCGGTATGCGCTCAAAATCGGATACGATACGCTGGAGCTGCAGTCTGAGATCAATGTATTGACCTCTCTGCAATCCTGCCGTAAACGCAGTGAGCACCGGGCGCGCAAGGAGTCCGCTTTGTCTTCTTACCTGCTGGAATCGGATGATTTCAAGGACAGGGACCATACTCCTTTCTATGTGATGCGCTATGTGGAAGGCAGGCCGCTGCATCATTTTCTGTCAAGGAACGGTGCGTCCTGGCTGGGGCTTGTCGGCATGAAGCTTCTGGAGAAGCTGCAGACCCTGCATGAATGCGGCTTTGTGTTCGGAGATCTTAAGCCGGAGAATGTGATGGTATCCAATTACGGTGAAGCCGAGCTGATTGACTACGGAGGCGCAAGTCCCGTGGGACGCAGCGTGAAGCAGTTTACCGAATGGCATGACCGCGGATTCTGGAATGCCGGCAGCCGGACCGGGGACGAGAACTATGATCTGTTTGCTTTTGCCGTACTATGCCTGCGCCTGCTCAACGAAGAAGGTTTGAAGACTGCAGCCCAGCAGCTGCCGCAGACCCGGAGTGTGGATGAGCTGCTGAAGCTGGCCAGAAACCTGCCTGACAAGAAACTGTCCTCCTGGCTGTGTCTGGCATTCAAAGGCGGTTTTCCCGGTTCTGCACAAGCTGCGGATGTCTGGAGAAGCCAGATATACAGATCACGGAAGACGGGAAAGGAGACGATGGCGACTCCCCGCTGGCTCAAAAATGCGTTTGCGCTGTCTTTATTTTTGCTGGCCTTTACGATCTACTGGGTATTCCGCTTTTGA
- the mazG gene encoding nucleoside triphosphate pyrophosphohydrolase, whose product MSAILTVVGLGSGNPDRLTLGIIKKLKAASAVYVRTAEHPVMAALAELEISSESFDGLYESLSSFPEVYEAITATLIEKAAAAPQGTEIVYAVPGHPMVAESAVSLLRQRCPEAGIELNILGGESFLDEAFVRLGFDPIEGFQLLDASGIRSSQLHPELHTLIGQVYDSFTASETKLCLMELYPPEYEVIVGHALGVEGEEQILRVPLYELDRLDGYGNLSLVYVPINRAEDALKRTFARLHEIVDILRSPEGCPWDREQTHESLRKNLIEETYEVLETIDEDDPDHMKEELGDLLLQIMLHAQMEEELGTFNVYDVIEGLNEKLIFRHPHVFGDRVAGNAEEALQNWDGMKAEEKRRKGVKPEAQSALSGVPRDLPALMKAYKLQKKASKVGFDWDNTGDVLAKIREEVDELQEAIEMGLSAEEQMLELGDLLFAATNVARFINADPEEALTRTNRKFVSRFQYIEQRLLDRGTSVKDSSLEEMENLWQEAKAEERSK is encoded by the coding sequence ATGAGCGCAATACTAACCGTAGTCGGCCTGGGTTCCGGTAATCCGGACCGGCTGACACTGGGCATTATCAAGAAGCTGAAGGCGGCATCCGCCGTTTACGTACGGACCGCAGAGCATCCTGTTATGGCTGCACTGGCTGAGCTAGAGATTTCTTCGGAGTCATTCGACGGGCTGTATGAATCGTTATCCTCCTTTCCTGAGGTCTACGAAGCCATTACGGCAACCCTGATTGAGAAGGCAGCGGCGGCTCCGCAGGGTACGGAAATCGTCTATGCTGTGCCGGGGCATCCCATGGTTGCTGAATCCGCCGTGTCTCTGCTGCGCCAGCGCTGCCCGGAAGCGGGCATTGAGCTGAATATCCTCGGTGGCGAAAGCTTCCTCGACGAGGCGTTTGTCCGTCTGGGCTTTGATCCGATTGAAGGATTTCAGCTGCTGGACGCTTCCGGCATCCGCAGCTCCCAGCTCCACCCGGAGCTGCATACGCTGATCGGACAGGTCTACGACAGCTTCACCGCTTCAGAGACCAAGCTCTGTCTGATGGAGCTGTATCCGCCGGAGTATGAAGTAATTGTTGGTCATGCTCTTGGTGTAGAGGGCGAAGAGCAGATTCTGCGTGTGCCGCTGTACGAGCTGGACCGGCTGGACGGCTACGGGAACCTTTCCTTGGTATATGTTCCGATCAACCGCGCAGAGGATGCGCTTAAGCGTACTTTTGCCCGGCTGCATGAGATTGTCGATATTCTGCGGAGTCCCGAAGGCTGCCCCTGGGACCGTGAGCAGACGCATGAGTCTCTGCGCAAGAACCTGATCGAAGAGACCTATGAGGTGCTGGAGACGATCGATGAGGATGACCCGGACCATATGAAGGAAGAGCTGGGTGACCTACTGCTCCAGATTATGCTGCATGCCCAGATGGAAGAGGAGCTCGGCACATTTAATGTCTATGATGTGATTGAAGGCCTGAATGAGAAGCTGATCTTCCGCCATCCGCATGTCTTCGGCGACCGTGTTGCCGGCAATGCCGAGGAGGCGCTGCAGAACTGGGACGGCATGAAAGCCGAGGAGAAGCGGCGCAAAGGCGTGAAGCCTGAAGCACAATCCGCCCTCAGCGGGGTTCCCCGTGACCTGCCTGCACTCATGAAAGCCTACAAGCTGCAGAAGAAGGCGTCCAAGGTCGGTTTTGACTGGGATAACACCGGGGATGTATTGGCCAAAATCCGTGAAGAGGTCGATGAACTGCAGGAAGCGATTGAAATGGGGCTGTCTGCCGAGGAGCAGATGCTGGAGCTTGGCGATCTGCTGTTCGCGGCAACGAATGTAGCCCGCTTCATCAATGCTGATCCGGAAGAAGCGCTGACCCGCACCAACCGTAAATTTGTCTCCCGCTTTCAATATATTGAACAGCGTCTGCTTGATAGAGGAACCAGCGTTAAAGACAGCAGTCTGGAAGAGATGGAGAACCTCTGGCAAGAAGCCAAAGCAGAAGAGCGGAGCAAGTAG
- a CDS encoding HU family DNA-binding protein: MNKTDLVNNISEKSGLAKKDVEAVLNGVLGEITEALASGDKVQLIGFGTFETRKRSGRTGRNPQSGTPIEIPESTVPAFKAGNKLKEAVN; encoded by the coding sequence ATGAACAAGACAGATCTGGTAAACAACATTTCCGAAAAAAGCGGATTGGCCAAAAAAGATGTAGAAGCAGTACTCAACGGGGTTCTGGGCGAAATTACAGAAGCTCTGGCAAGCGGAGATAAAGTGCAGCTGATCGGATTCGGTACTTTCGAAACCCGCAAACGTTCCGGCCGTACCGGCCGTAACCCGCAATCGGGCACACCTATTGAAATCCCCGAATCGACTGTACCGGCCTTCAAGGCAGGTAACAAGCTTAAAGAAGCCGTCAACTAA